The genomic DNA GCAAGTTACTCAACGATTTCTAGATGGGCACCGCGAACTAAACGAGGGCGTTATCTCGGTTTTTGGAATACGTCACATAATATCGGTGGTGCAATAGCAGGGGCGCTTGCACTATGGGGCGCAAATATGTTTTTCCATGGTAGCGTTGTGGGGATGTTTATTTTCCCAGCTGTTATAGCGTTAATTATTGGTGTTGTCACATTATTTATCGGTAAAGATGATCCAGAAGAATTAGGATGGAATCGTGCAGAAGAAATTTGGGAAGAACCTGTAGATCAAGAAAATATTGACGCACAAAGTATGACAAAATGGGAAATTTTCAAAAAGTATATCTTGAAAAATCCGGTTATCTGGATTTTATGTGTATCTAATGTGTTTGTGTATATTGTGCGTATCGGTATTGATAACTGGGCACCACTTTATGTTTCTGAACAATTACATTTCGGAAAAGAAGACGCAGTTAACACGATATTCTATTTTGAAATGGGTGCGCTTGTCGCAAGTTTATTATGGGGATACATCTCTGACTTGTTAAAAGGTCGTCGTGCTATCGTCGCAATTGGCTGTATGTTCTTAATTACGTTCGTGGTCTTATTCTATACGAATGCAACAAGTGTAACGATGGTTAACGTGTCACTCTTTGCATTAGGCGCATTGATTTTCGGTCCACAGTTGTTAATCGGTGTATCGTTAACAGGATTTGTTCCTAAAAATGCGATTAGTGTAGCAAATGGAATGACGGGATCCTTTGCATATTTATTTGGCGATTCTATGGCTAAAGTAGGTTTAGCTGCCATTGCTGACCCGGAAAGAAACGGTTTAAATGTCTTTGGCTATACGTTAAGTGGATGGACAGACGTATTTATCGTATTCTACGCTGCATTATTTATCGGTATTATACTCCTTGGTATTGTCGCATATTTTGAAGAAAAGAAAATTAGAAGCTTACATTTATAAATGAGATTAATAGAGGCAACTCGATCCCAGTAAAAGCTGAATTTGGCTTTCTACACTTCGAGTTGCCTTTTCTTTTTTTATGAACGAATACTTTTACTGTTGTTTCGCATATTCGCTCGGTGTCATATTTAAGTACTTTTTAAAGTGATAACTGAATGTTTTATACTCTGAAAAACCAACTTTGTCTGCAATTTCATAATGTTTATTTTGACTTTGTAATAGTGAAAGTGATTGATAAATTCGATATCGATTTAAATAATCAAGAATTGTAATACCCACATGTTCTTTAAATGTACGCATCAAATAAGATTCGCTTACAGGTAAGGGAGCGATTAGGTCAGAAACGTGACATTTTTGATGAAAACGCTGTTGTATTTGTTGAATCATCACATTGACATAATAATCACCATATTCAACTTTCATCAATGGTTGAAAAACTTCTAATTGTGCAGCAGGGTGTACAGGTTGGAATGCTGTTGCCCATTGCGCTAATAATTGAGTTAATTGTGAAGTGTCGATAGGCTTTAATAAATAATCTAAGACATGGTGTTGAATGCCAGCTTTCATATATTCAAAATCATCATAACTCGATAAAATAATCTTCTTGCAATCATAATCTTTAATCGCATCTAACAATTTTACACCGTCCATGCGTGGCATCCGAATGTCGGTAATCACTAATTCGGGTTGATATTCACGAATCAGTGATAACCCTTCGATGCCATCTTTCGCTAGTAACACATGTGAAAAATGATATTCATTCCACGGAATGGCTTGTTTCAGCCCTTCTCTTATGATTCGTTCATCGTCACAAATCACGACTTTATACATGAGATGACGCCTCCCTTGGTAGTTGATAAGCGATGAGGGTGCCTTGATAAGGTGTTGAAAAAATACGTAATCGCGCTTGTTCTCCGTAACGAATACGTGCTTTATGATTTAAATGATTTAAGCCTAAATGTTCAGTATCAAACACGCTTTCATTCAGTGAATGTCTTACTTCCTTGCATTTTTCTTTAGACATTCCTTGTCCATTATCAGAAACAAAGACACGGAGTGCGTGCTTGCTTTCAGTGATGCGAATACGTATCAAAAGTTTATCATCCCGTACGGCCGTGTTTGATGGCATTTTCAACTAAAGGCTGAATCATCATTTTACCGATTTGTGCAGTATATAAATCACTTTGAATTTCGTATTCTAAGTGAATCATATGATCAAAACGCACATTCTGAATTGCGACGTATTGTTGAATATAATCAAGTTCATCTTTGATTTGGACGTGATTAGATTTAACGCGTAACGTATAGCGGAGCATTTGGGATAATTGCTGCACCACTTGTTGTGCGAGTTGAGGGGATAGGGTAATCAAATATTGAATTGTTTGCATCGTATTGAATAGAAAATGCGGTTGGAACTGGCGCTCTATTTCTTTTAATTGAATTTCACGTAAACGTTGTTCCGTATTTTCGATAGAGTGTATCAATTTTTCATTTGATTCGAACAAATCATAAATATAGGTATTGATTTCCTCGAGCTCACTCGGCTGTGCTAAAGGTTGGTAGCGACCGAGATGACGATTTTTCGCATAGTAAATCCGTTGAATAATTGCTTCAATATCTTGGGTTTGCCTTTTCGCCATGTTATGTGCATTAAACAGTCCGAATAAGATAAACAAAATTAGCACAAGTCCCATAATAATGAGCAGTATGATCCCATCCTCTAAGGTGTCATGGATATTTTTAAATTGAATCAATCGATCGCCGTTTTGATTGATTTTGACTGCATCCGATATAAAACCAAATTGAGGAGGTTGCCATTTATCATCGAGACGAAAGTGTTCAGAATTTGTAAATAAAATGTTGTCAAAACGATCCACGATGACTGTAGATTGGCCAGAATCTTTTAAAATTTCATCGATACGTGGCGTTTGTGCCAAGTATATTTGGATAGATGCAGGACCATTTTTAAATGTAACGTTATATGTGTTAAGCAGATAAAGTGTATTGAGTCGTTGATCTTCATAATTGTTTGTCGTTACCTGCTGATGATGTTGTGTCACAACAAAATAAAGTGTTCCGGGTTGTTCATGAATCATTTTAAATAACATCCGGTTCAATGCCGTCAAATCTTGCGAATCAGTCGTGTTGAGCTCTTTAAATGTTGTCTTCAATTTTGAAATATCTAATTCTGTCTGTTGAGAAGCTTGAACAATAGCGTGCTGTGTTTGATTAACGTGCTGTTGTACCGTACGATGCTCCACCCAAATATAAAGCGTATAGAAACTAATTATGCCAATGAGCATCACTAAAAAGACGGGCATGACCGTTGAGAGAAAGAAAGAGCGACGTAATTGTTGACGGTAAGGTTTGTAAGTTTTCATTTTAAACGCTCCAAAAAAGCTTGATGTGTGTCATGGGGCAATTCGGATTCAGAAATAGCAGGGATATCTTTAAGTTTTAATGTGCCTGTTTCCGAAACTTCTGCCACGTCTTTGCGAATCGGTTTGA from Staphylococcus schleiferi includes the following:
- the uhpT gene encoding hexose-6-phosphate:phosphate antiporter, which translates into the protein MNFFDIKKIPNKGIPLSMQRKLWLRNFLQAFFVVFLAYMAMYLIRNNFKAAQPLLKEEIGLSTLELGYIGLAFSITYGLGKTLLGYFVDGRNTKKIISFLLILSAITVLIMGFVLSYFGSVLGLFIVLWGLNGIFQSVGGPASYSTISRWAPRTKRGRYLGFWNTSHNIGGAIAGALALWGANMFFHGSVVGMFIFPAVIALIIGVVTLFIGKDDPEELGWNRAEEIWEEPVDQENIDAQSMTKWEIFKKYILKNPVIWILCVSNVFVYIVRIGIDNWAPLYVSEQLHFGKEDAVNTIFYFEMGALVASLLWGYISDLLKGRRAIVAIGCMFLITFVVLFYTNATSVTMVNVSLFALGALIFGPQLLIGVSLTGFVPKNAISVANGMTGSFAYLFGDSMAKVGLAAIADPERNGLNVFGYTLSGWTDVFIVFYAALFIGIILLGIVAYFEEKKIRSLHL
- a CDS encoding response regulator transcription factor; its protein translation is MYKVVICDDERIIREGLKQAIPWNEYHFSHVLLAKDGIEGLSLIREYQPELVITDIRMPRMDGVKLLDAIKDYDCKKIILSSYDDFEYMKAGIQHHVLDYLLKPIDTSQLTQLLAQWATAFQPVHPAAQLEVFQPLMKVEYGDYYVNVMIQQIQQRFHQKCHVSDLIAPLPVSESYLMRTFKEHVGITILDYLNRYRIYQSLSLLQSQNKHYEIADKVGFSEYKTFSYHFKKYLNMTPSEYAKQQ